The sequence TTATTAAAGAACTTGCAGAATTTGAGGGGATGGGCAAAGAGGTTACAACGACTGAAGCAGAGCTTCGGGAATCCCTTTTTCAAAAAAGACAGGCAAATGTTTTAATAGCTGAAATTGACGGTAATCCCGCAGCCTTTGCACTGTTTTATCCCGTATATTCCACCTTCTCCGGACGGCAAAACCTCTTTTTAGAAGACCTGTTTGTGAAAGAAGAATATCGAGGTAAGGGTATTGGTAAAGCACTTATGAAACAGCTTGCAAAGAAAGCTTTGCAAATGGGTGCGAAACGTCTTGACTGGTATGTACTTGAGGACAATAAAAGCGGCTCAAGGTTTTATAAGCATCTGGGGGCAGTTCCCCTTTTAGACCGGCGTACATATCGAATGAGTGAAAAAAGTTTGGAATCTTTAGCGAACGGAGTGATGACAAATGTCAAAAATAAATTTATCCCTTCCGGAAGTACAGATAAGGGAAATTCGTATTAATTCAATAACGGGTTATCAGGGAGATGCTAAGGAACTGGTAGAAGCCCGCGAATTCGGTCTGAAGGATAAAGAACGTTCCTTTAGCCAATGCCTGGGCTGTGCTACCTCAAAAGCGGCCTGTATGACTGTGTTAATTCAGGACGCTGCAGTCATCAGCCATGGACCGGTGGGCTGTGCTTCCTGTCTGCATGAATTTGCCTTTACCTATCGGGTGAATTATCCTTTGCGCGGTATTGAACGTCCCACACCACGCCGTATCTTTTCCACCAATCTAAAGGAAAAGGATACAGTTTACGGAGGAAATATAAAGCTTGCCAATACCATTCGAGAGGTATATGAGAGAACGCATGCCAACGCTATTTTTGTATTGACCACATGCGCTGCCGGAATTATCGGCGATGATGTGGAAAGCGTTTGCAACGAAGCCGAGGAAGAGTTGGGAATACCGGTGGTAGCCATCTTTTGCGAAGGTTTTCGTTCCAAAGTATGGACCACAGGTTTTGACGCTGCTTACCACGGCATTGCACGCAAGCTGATTCAAAAACCCCGGAGGCGGCGGGATGACATGATCAATGTAATCAATTTCTGGGGCAGCGATGTGTTTTACGAATGGTTTGCTCCCTTTGGAGCAAAACCCAATTACATAATCCCTTTTTCTACAGTGAACGGATTAAAATATGCCAGCGAGGCCGCTGCCACCGTCCAGGCTTGCTCCACGCTGGGAAGCTACCTGGGAGCAGTGCTGGAACAGGATTTTGGTGTTCCCGAAATTCCTGCCGCCCCACCCTACGGTATTGCACAAACGGATAGATGGTTCAGGGCGTTGGGAAAGATCCTCGGCAAAGAAGAAATTGCTGAAAAAATCATTGCGGAAAAAAAGAAAGAGTATCTGCCCAAAATTGAAGCTCTACGGGAAAAATTGGCCGGAAAAACGGCTTATGTAACAGCAGGTGCTGCCCATGGCCATGCGTTGCTGGATGTGCTGGGAGAGCTTGGCATTAAAGCAGTCGGTGCAGCGATTTTCCATCACGACCCCATCTATGACAGCGGACGTGAGGAAAACGACCAACTGGCTCAGCGCGTAGCCGATTATGGAAATGTTTTTAACTACAATGTTTGCAACAAGCAGGAGTTTGAGCTGGTCAATGCCTTAAACCGCCTCCGTCCCGATGTATTGCTGGCCCGGCATGGCGGCATGACTCTCTGGGGAGCAAAACTGGGCATTCCGTCACTTTTAATTGGCGATGAACATTACTCCATGGGTTATGAAGGTCTGGTCAATTACGGTGAGCGTATTTTAGAAGTTATTGAAAACGATGAATTTGTAAAAAACCTCGAAAAGCATGCCATCAATCCATACACCAAATGGTGGCTTGAGCAGCCGCCGTATTATTTCCTGAAAGGAGGTACCGGTAAATGAGTAGATCCGGATTGATTGAACAAGAACGTTTTACCTGTGCAATCGGTGCTTTGCAAACCGTGGTGGCTATTC comes from Acetivibrio thermocellus ATCC 27405 and encodes:
- a CDS encoding GNAT family N-acetyltransferase, giving the protein MDLHIREADISDSALVLSFIKELAEFEGMGKEVTTTEAELRESLFQKRQANVLIAEIDGNPAAFALFYPVYSTFSGRQNLFLEDLFVKEEYRGKGIGKALMKQLAKKALQMGAKRLDWYVLEDNKSGSRFYKHLGAVPLLDRRTYRMSEKSLESLANGVMTNVKNKFIPSGSTDKGNSY
- a CDS encoding nitrogenase component 1 translates to MSKINLSLPEVQIREIRINSITGYQGDAKELVEAREFGLKDKERSFSQCLGCATSKAACMTVLIQDAAVISHGPVGCASCLHEFAFTYRVNYPLRGIERPTPRRIFSTNLKEKDTVYGGNIKLANTIREVYERTHANAIFVLTTCAAGIIGDDVESVCNEAEEELGIPVVAIFCEGFRSKVWTTGFDAAYHGIARKLIQKPRRRRDDMINVINFWGSDVFYEWFAPFGAKPNYIIPFSTVNGLKYASEAAATVQACSTLGSYLGAVLEQDFGVPEIPAAPPYGIAQTDRWFRALGKILGKEEIAEKIIAEKKKEYLPKIEALREKLAGKTAYVTAGAAHGHALLDVLGELGIKAVGAAIFHHDPIYDSGREENDQLAQRVADYGNVFNYNVCNKQEFELVNALNRLRPDVLLARHGGMTLWGAKLGIPSLLIGDEHYSMGYEGLVNYGERILEVIENDEFVKNLEKHAINPYTKWWLEQPPYYFLKGGTGK